From Citricoccus sp. SGAir0253, a single genomic window includes:
- a CDS encoding Hsp20/alpha crystallin family protein has translation MSDLLRWNPFERRTPFDLAVPFRRLLEGDLDQSMIRVEEEVKDGKLCIRAELPGVDPDKDVDISVSDNTVTIRAERRQEERTEDQEGFRSEFRYGSFYRTLPLPANAQADDIQASYRDGVLEITVPVPEPGPGDEGRRKVPISRG, from the coding sequence ATGAGCGATCTCTTGAGGTGGAACCCGTTCGAGCGCCGCACGCCCTTCGACCTGGCCGTGCCCTTCCGCCGTCTCCTCGAGGGAGACCTGGACCAGTCCATGATCCGCGTGGAGGAGGAGGTCAAGGACGGCAAGCTGTGCATCCGCGCCGAGCTGCCGGGCGTGGACCCGGACAAGGACGTGGACATCAGCGTCTCCGACAACACGGTGACGATCCGGGCGGAGCGCCGCCAGGAGGAGCGGACCGAGGACCAGGAGGGCTTCCGGTCCGAGTTCCGGTACGGCTCCTTCTACCGCACCCTGCCGTTGCCCGCCAATGCCCAGGCGGACGACATCCAGGCCTCCTACCGGGACGGCGTCCTGGAGATCACCGTCCCCGTCCCGGAGCCGGGCCCGGGCGACGAGGGGCGGCGCAAGGTGCCGATCAGCCGCGGCTAG
- a CDS encoding GNAT family N-acetyltransferase, giving the protein MTITRATPAHAATVGRLLHDFNVEFDSPTPTAEEFAARFTRLLEWEDQLVLLAGDPADPEGFAYLTTRSSPYYDGPLMQLEELYVRPRLRDRGIGTELVLGMLRRARERHCGEIHVNVDEVDVDTRRFYERHGFTNTEPGEDSRMLLYLREL; this is encoded by the coding sequence CGACGCCGGCCCACGCCGCCACCGTCGGTCGGCTGCTGCACGACTTCAACGTGGAGTTCGACTCGCCCACGCCCACGGCGGAGGAGTTCGCCGCCCGCTTCACGCGGCTGCTGGAGTGGGAGGACCAGCTGGTGCTGCTGGCCGGCGATCCCGCGGACCCGGAGGGTTTCGCCTACCTCACCACCCGGTCCTCGCCGTACTACGACGGCCCGCTGATGCAGCTCGAGGAGCTCTACGTGCGCCCACGGCTGCGGGACAGGGGCATCGGCACCGAGTTGGTCCTAGGGATGCTCCGCCGGGCGCGGGAACGGCACTGCGGGGAGATCCACGTCAACGTCGACGAGGTGGACGTGGACACCCGGCGGTTCTACGAGCGCCACGGTTTCACGAACACCGAGCCGGGGGAGGACTCCCGCATGCTGCTCTACCTCCGAGAGCTCTGA
- a CDS encoding DoxX family protein — translation MTDIQTTDRGPGRRTAAPDAGPPSPEERAAQALTARSATPRPPDAVEAGTPEPPAGADGGRPGRRAARTVPGDGTLVGMPQAARDLVLLLARLVLGAVLVAHGLQKVAVGAPGTAEGFGQLGIPQPGAAAVFTMVAETGGGLLLLLGALTPLAALLPAVVMAGALPLHVGRGVFVTDGGWELAATVGAGLLVIAVVGPGRVSVDGLVSRARRRRAAVATASTPGSTGG, via the coding sequence GTGACGGACATCCAGACGACCGACCGCGGCCCCGGACGGCGCACGGCGGCTCCGGACGCGGGCCCGCCCTCGCCCGAGGAGCGCGCGGCCCAGGCCCTCACCGCCCGGAGCGCGACGCCGCGGCCCCCGGACGCGGTCGAGGCCGGGACCCCGGAGCCGCCGGCGGGAGCCGACGGCGGACGCCCCGGGCGCCGTGCGGCACGGACGGTCCCGGGGGACGGCACGCTCGTGGGGATGCCCCAGGCCGCCCGGGACCTCGTCCTGCTCCTCGCCCGGCTGGTGCTGGGCGCGGTGCTCGTCGCCCACGGTCTCCAGAAGGTGGCCGTCGGGGCGCCGGGCACGGCGGAGGGCTTCGGGCAGCTGGGCATCCCCCAGCCCGGGGCGGCCGCGGTGTTCACCATGGTCGCCGAGACCGGGGGCGGGCTCCTGCTGCTGCTGGGCGCGCTGACGCCGCTCGCGGCGCTGCTGCCGGCCGTGGTCATGGCCGGTGCCCTGCCGCTGCACGTCGGCCGCGGGGTGTTCGTGACCGACGGCGGCTGGGAACTGGCCGCGACCGTGGGGGCCGGACTGCTGGTGATCGCCGTGGTGGGCCCCGGGCGCGTCAGCGTGGACGGCCTGGTCTCCCGGGCGCGGCGCCGCCGGGCGGCCGTGGCCACCGCGTCGACGCCGGGCTCCACCGGCGGGTGA
- a CDS encoding serine hydrolase encodes MDVLALDRRLTALAEGAPCALHYRIVLLDPTPAGHPALPAAGPAAPTTAPPAATAGAPAPAAGRTLSRGADVVVPSFSTRKVGVLCATLALVRAGRLAPDHRLTVTEELKEGVQAGILRSLSAGIELGLRDCLVQMMATSDNVCTRLVFEAIGSAVAPGADRAAAEAEALQYVNDYCAWAGMRATWHRETFPRTGDLAWSHPLDAVTVTTAADQAHLLTLLATGTTDPRAAARLQLAPEDCRAAIGLMRGIATPRLGAATERIAFAEKNGRGLRSLSQVGIALDGRGAARAAVAAYAETVPTRLPDGVPGRNAVFDVFAELGLAVQEAVEPRHRA; translated from the coding sequence ATGGACGTCCTCGCGCTGGACCGCCGCCTCACCGCCCTCGCCGAGGGCGCCCCCTGCGCGCTGCACTACCGCATCGTCCTCCTGGACCCGACGCCGGCCGGGCACCCCGCCCTCCCGGCCGCCGGTCCGGCGGCGCCCACCACCGCACCCCCGGCGGCCACCGCCGGTGCCCCGGCACCCGCCGCCGGCCGGACGCTGTCCCGCGGCGCCGACGTCGTGGTCCCGTCCTTCTCCACCCGGAAGGTGGGGGTGCTGTGCGCGACGCTGGCGCTCGTCCGGGCCGGGCGGCTCGCGCCGGACCACCGGCTCACCGTGACCGAGGAGCTCAAGGAGGGGGTGCAGGCCGGGATCCTGCGCAGCCTCTCCGCGGGGATCGAGCTGGGGCTGCGCGACTGCCTCGTGCAGATGATGGCGACCTCGGACAACGTCTGCACGCGGCTGGTCTTCGAGGCCATCGGCAGCGCGGTGGCGCCCGGCGCGGACCGGGCCGCCGCCGAGGCCGAGGCGCTGCAGTACGTCAACGACTACTGCGCGTGGGCCGGGATGCGGGCCACGTGGCACCGCGAGACCTTCCCGCGCACGGGGGACCTGGCGTGGTCGCACCCGCTCGACGCCGTCACCGTGACCACCGCCGCGGACCAGGCGCACCTGCTGACCCTGCTCGCCACGGGGACCACCGACCCCCGGGCCGCCGCCCGGCTGCAGCTGGCGCCGGAGGACTGCCGGGCGGCGATCGGGCTGATGCGCGGCATCGCCACCCCGCGCCTCGGCGCCGCGACGGAGCGGATCGCCTTCGCCGAGAAGAACGGCCGGGGCCTGCGCTCGCTGTCCCAGGTGGGCATCGCGCTGGACGGGCGGGGCGCGGCGCGGGCCGCCGTCGCCGCCTACGCCGAGACGGTCCCCACGCGGCTGCCCGACGGGGTGCCCGGGCGCAACGCCGTGTTCGACGTCTTCGCCGAGCTGGGGCTCGCGGTGCAGGAGGCGGTCGAGCCGCGGCACCGAGCGTGA
- a CDS encoding cold-shock protein — MATGTVKWFNAEKGFGFIAPDDNSADIFVHFSAIEGTGFKELQEDQKVSFEATQGPKGMQASAVRPA, encoded by the coding sequence ATGGCCACCGGTACCGTCAAGTGGTTCAACGCTGAGAAGGGCTTCGGCTTCATCGCGCCGGACGACAACTCCGCTGACATCTTCGTTCACTTCTCCGCCATCGAGGGCACTGGCTTCAAGGAGCTGCAGGAGGACCAGAAGGTCTCCTTCGAGGCGACCCAGGGCCCCAAGGGCATGCAGGCCTCGGCGGTTCGCCCCGCCTGA
- a CDS encoding uracil-DNA glycosylase family protein — MTVDQSLPVAAAPTSGTAPAGEPGAALVGYQERAEWLGEPILTLRDLWPQDARAMIVGLNPSPVSVAAGHYYQGPVGQRQLRSLAEAGLFTLAQDQHAFEEAALAAGVGFTDIVKKPTVGEKDLTAEDLRVGREQLRAKLDAHPVDLIVCVFRHPVEALLGHPGRPGFQEERTASGARIFRMPGPFAATRPRQAVLAQLRDALA; from the coding sequence ATGACCGTGGACCAGTCCCTTCCCGTCGCCGCCGCCCCCACCTCCGGGACGGCCCCCGCCGGCGAGCCCGGAGCCGCCCTCGTGGGCTACCAGGAGCGCGCCGAGTGGCTCGGCGAGCCGATCCTCACGCTGCGGGACCTGTGGCCGCAGGACGCCCGGGCCATGATCGTGGGCCTCAACCCCTCGCCGGTCAGCGTCGCGGCGGGGCACTACTACCAGGGCCCCGTCGGCCAGCGCCAGCTGCGCAGCCTGGCCGAGGCCGGGCTGTTCACGCTCGCCCAGGACCAGCACGCCTTCGAGGAGGCGGCGCTCGCGGCCGGCGTCGGGTTCACGGACATCGTCAAGAAGCCGACCGTGGGGGAGAAGGACCTGACCGCGGAGGACCTGCGCGTGGGCCGCGAGCAGCTGCGGGCGAAGCTCGACGCCCACCCGGTGGACCTCATCGTCTGCGTCTTCCGGCACCCCGTGGAGGCGCTGCTCGGCCACCCCGGCCGGCCCGGGTTCCAGGAGGAGCGCACGGCCTCCGGCGCGCGCATCTTCCGCATGCCCGGCCCGTTCGCGGCCACCCGCCCGCGGCAGGCCGTCCTGGCCCAGCTGCGGGACGCGCTGGCCTGA
- a CDS encoding sorbosone dehydrogenase family protein has translation MGPRLRTMLATAAVLASASTAAACGMGTGDGEGDRPAGPGTSAPVDGSPGALAPTSSPAGPASGRSSPSAAPTGTPAASGPAVVVGGLEAPWSVAFHGTVPLISERDSGRVLELAPDGRAREVGTVPGVRHGGEGGLLGLAVRDGTLYAYSTGDGQNRIQRFTVAGEPGSLALGEPREVLGGIPAAGNHNGGRIAFGPDGMLYATTGDAGNRPSAQDPGSLAGKVLRMTPEGGVPPDNPFPGSLVYSLGHRNPQGLAWAPDGTLYASEFGQDTWDELNVIEPAGNYGWPEVEGIAGREGFVDPVQQWAPREASPSGIAVAREAVWVANLRGRRLREVPLADPGAATEHWAGEFGRLRDVVRTPDGQLWVLTNNTDGRGRPGPDDDRVLRFGGR, from the coding sequence ATGGGACCCCGGCTCCGGACGATGCTGGCCACGGCGGCCGTCCTCGCCTCCGCGAGTACCGCAGCGGCCTGCGGCATGGGGACCGGCGACGGCGAGGGGGACCGGCCGGCAGGACCCGGCACCTCCGCCCCGGTCGACGGCTCCCCCGGCGCGCTCGCCCCCACCTCGTCTCCGGCGGGACCGGCCTCCGGCCGGTCCTCCCCGTCCGCGGCACCCACCGGCACGCCGGCCGCGAGCGGGCCGGCCGTCGTCGTGGGCGGGCTGGAGGCCCCCTGGTCCGTGGCGTTCCACGGGACGGTGCCGCTTATCAGCGAGCGGGACTCGGGCCGGGTGCTCGAACTGGCCCCGGACGGGCGGGCGCGTGAGGTCGGCACCGTGCCCGGCGTGCGCCACGGCGGCGAGGGCGGGCTGCTCGGGCTCGCCGTGCGGGACGGGACGCTCTACGCGTACTCCACCGGAGACGGGCAGAACCGGATCCAGCGCTTCACCGTGGCCGGCGAGCCCGGCTCCCTGGCGCTCGGAGAGCCGCGGGAGGTGCTCGGCGGCATCCCGGCGGCCGGGAACCACAACGGCGGACGGATCGCGTTCGGCCCGGACGGGATGCTCTACGCCACCACGGGGGACGCCGGGAACCGCCCGAGCGCACAGGATCCCGGGTCGCTGGCGGGCAAGGTCCTGCGGATGACGCCCGAGGGCGGCGTGCCGCCGGACAACCCGTTCCCCGGCTCGCTCGTGTACTCGCTGGGCCACCGCAACCCGCAGGGCCTGGCGTGGGCGCCCGATGGCACCCTCTACGCGAGCGAGTTCGGGCAGGACACGTGGGACGAGCTCAACGTGATCGAGCCCGCCGGCAACTACGGCTGGCCGGAGGTGGAGGGCATCGCGGGCCGGGAGGGGTTCGTGGACCCGGTGCAGCAGTGGGCCCCGCGCGAGGCGAGCCCCAGCGGGATCGCCGTGGCCCGGGAGGCGGTGTGGGTGGCGAACCTGCGCGGCCGGCGGCTGCGCGAGGTGCCCCTGGCGGACCCCGGCGCCGCGACGGAGCACTGGGCCGGCGAGTTCGGCCGCCTGCGGGACGTGGTGCGCACGCCGGACGGGCAGCTGTGGGTGCTCACCAACAACACCGACGGGCGGGGCCGGCCGGGCCCGGACGACGACCGGGTGCTGCGGTTCGGCGGGCGGTGA
- a CDS encoding response regulator, producing the protein MTPDQWSQLITAGAAVLSAVAWPLVVVVLVLAVLRRFGADLIAKFNASDQATVQVGSFQLDLRRRVEAGVALAVATEQRGAAPMDPAGIAEAVMAPGTRAGGREGLQGARILWVDDRPENNRYERQVFEALGAAVDTALSTEDALERLRQRGADLVISDMGRPGDRSAGYTLLERLRAGGDRTPYVIYAGAGARQQAAEARERGAAGATDSPGELLSLVTAALSGGPASPRARRS; encoded by the coding sequence GTGACGCCAGACCAGTGGTCCCAGCTCATCACGGCCGGTGCCGCCGTGCTCTCGGCCGTCGCGTGGCCGCTGGTCGTGGTGGTCCTCGTGCTGGCCGTCCTGCGGCGCTTCGGCGCGGACCTGATCGCCAAGTTCAACGCCTCCGACCAGGCCACGGTGCAGGTCGGGAGCTTCCAGCTGGACCTCAGGCGCAGGGTGGAGGCCGGCGTCGCCCTCGCGGTGGCCACCGAGCAGCGGGGCGCCGCCCCGATGGACCCGGCGGGCATCGCCGAGGCCGTCATGGCCCCGGGCACCCGCGCGGGCGGCCGCGAGGGGCTCCAGGGGGCGCGGATCCTGTGGGTCGACGACCGGCCGGAGAACAACCGCTACGAACGGCAGGTGTTCGAGGCGCTCGGCGCCGCGGTGGACACGGCGCTGTCCACCGAGGACGCGCTGGAGAGGCTGCGGCAGCGGGGTGCCGACCTGGTCATCTCGGACATGGGCCGCCCGGGCGACCGGTCCGCGGGCTACACCCTGCTGGAGCGGCTGCGCGCCGGGGGAGACCGCACACCCTACGTCATCTACGCCGGCGCCGGGGCCCGGCAGCAGGCCGCGGAGGCCCGGGAGCGCGGTGCCGCGGGCGCCACGGATTCCCCCGGCGAGCTGCTGTCCCTCGTCACCGCGGCACTCTCCGGCGGCCCGGCCTCCCCGCGGGCGCGCCGGTCCTAG